In Primulina eburnea isolate SZY01 chromosome 3, ASM2296580v1, whole genome shotgun sequence, one DNA window encodes the following:
- the LOC140826578 gene encoding heavy metal-associated isoprenylated plant protein 39-like encodes MKKFVLKLDLADADDKRRALKTVSTLAGIDEICIDIKGKKLTVIGTVDPVTVVSKLRKKNWPANIISVGPAKEPEKKPEEPKKEEAKKEETKEEVKKDEPKKEESKDEAKKDEPKKEGEKKAEPAVLGTIMPMPYRPYYPTMNTYYYMQQHRSIEENPDACIVL; translated from the exons ATGAAG AAATTTGTGCTGAAGTTGGATTTGGCAGATGCCGACGACAAGAGGAGGGCTTTGAAGACTGTGTCCACTCTTGCTG GCATTGATGAAATCTGTATCGACATAAAAGGGAAGAAACTAACAGTAATCGGGACTGTCGACCCCGTGACCGTTGTTAGCAAACTGCGCAAAAAGAATTGGCCAGCCAACATAATCTCAGTCGGTCCAGCCAAAGAACCGGAAAAAAAGCCAGAGGAGCCGAAGAAAGAAGAAGCTAAGAAAGAGGAGACAAAGGAAGAGGTGAAGAAGGACGAGCCTAAGAAAGAGGAGTCGAAGGACGAAGCAAAGAAAGACGAACCCAAGAAGGAGGGCGAGAAGAAGGCCGAGCCGGCCGTCCTCGGCACAATCATGCCTATGCCATACAGACCGTATTACCCCACGATGAACACATACTACTATATGCAGCAGCACCGCAGTATCGAAGAGAATCCAGATGCTTGTATTGTCTTGTAA